A stretch of Aedes aegypti strain LVP_AGWG chromosome 2, AaegL5.0 Primary Assembly, whole genome shotgun sequence DNA encodes these proteins:
- the LOC5568115 gene encoding protein disulfide-isomerase TMX3: MFLYQLKCLIFLVLVVLGASSAVDGSRVLELSDRFLDVRNEGQWFVMFYAPWCAHCKKLEPVWAHVAQALFNTNIRVGRVDCTRFTAVAQAFKVNAYPTILFIKGPYDYAYNGDRTKDELIHFVNRLSGPPVQQVTRPDSIDILKSNNPIFFTYVGKQDGILWDIFYSAAEVYQPHSYFYATSVEIAKRHFDIDTVPAALVYKERSHFYFPYSDNFELIEPVHLNESLFRWVNEERFPTFPKVTRSNIHHILQTKKYLVLAVVEENKLSEIAAHEQEFRDMVEIFVHKNKHKYHSRFQFGWVGTPDLAHSIAMDKLATPHLIVLNASTNEHHIPEDDPLQLTPEAIELFLDSIHNQTAPAFGGNSLPVRIYRAWFEAKHSLYEMWMGNPVLTSVLFGLPLGFLSLILYSICCADILDAEEEEEEPKHEKKE; encoded by the exons ATGTTTTTATATcaattaaaatgtttgatttttctGGTGCTAG TCGTGTTAGGTGCTAGTTCAGCAGTGGACGGTTCTCGGGTGTTGGAACTAAGCGACCGCTTTCTGGATGTCCGAAACGAGGGCCAGTGGTTTGTGATGTTCTATGCTCCTTGGTGCGCCCACTGCAAGAAACTGGAACCGGTGTGGGCTCACGTCGCGCAAGCTCTCTTCAATACGAATATCCGAGTTGGGAGGGTGGATTGCACTCGGTTCACTGCCGTGGCCCAGGCCTTCAAAGTCAATGCCTATCCAACGATTTTATT CATAAAAGGTCCTTACGATTACGCCTATAACGGTGATCGAACAAAAGATGAACTGATACACTTCGTGAATAGATTATCTGGACCACCAGTTCAGCAGGTCACCCGACCGGACAGTATCGACATTCTGAAATCCAACAATCCCATATTCTTCACCTATGTCGGCAAACAAGATGGAATTCTATGGGATATTTTCTACAGTGCAGCGGAAGTCTATCAACCGCATAGTTATTTCTACGCAACTTCAGTGGAGATAGCCAAGAGACATTTCGACATCGATACCGTACCAGCGGCCTTAGTCTACAAAGAACGAAGTCACTTCTACTTCCCATACTCGGACAACTTCGAGTTGATCGAACCTGTTCACCTGAACGAATCCCTGTTCAGATGGGTCAATGAAGAGCGGTTCCCGACATTCCCGAAGGTTACCCGGAGCAATATACACCACATCCTACAAACCAAGAAGTACCTCGTGCTGGCCGTGGTGGAAGAGAACAAGCTGAGCGAGATTGCCGCCCATGAGCAGGAGTTCCGCGATATGGTGGAGATATTCGTCCACAAGAACAAACACAAGTATCACAGTCGCTTCCAGTTCGGTTGGGTGGGAACGCCTGATCTGGCACATTCCATAGCCATGGATAAACTGGCCACGCCGCATTTGATAGTGCTGAATGCTAGCACCAACGAGCACCACATACCGGAGGATGATCCTCTGCAGCTGACCCCGGAGGCAATCGAGCTGTTCTTGGATAGTATTCATAACCAGACGGCTCCG GCCTTCGGCGGAAACTCGCTTCCGGTGCGGATCTATCGGGCCTGGTTCGAAGCCAAGCACTCGCTGTACGAGATGTGGATGGGCAATCCGGTGCTGACCTCGGTCCTGTTCGGCCTTCCCTTGGGCTTCCTCTCGTTGATACTGTACTCGATCTGCTGTGCGGACATCCTGGACGCCGAGGAAGAAGAGGAGGAACCCAAACACGAAAAGAAGGAGTAA